One segment of Colias croceus chromosome 15, ilColCroc2.1 DNA contains the following:
- the LOC123698019 gene encoding protein charybde-like, with product MEILPVTSQFNVGFNSEKAWNGPTWREAPVPVPTETALAQRLERELRAAKGASELATAEVLVPAELLARASRQTLALAEGEPCGSRGAAVIVDVAGRRLAAFKIDPNTLTTHEIHLHLEHDATNWTSLLPQFLKNLTRGGTIIISPQFTIEKKKLFRSQAE from the exons ATGGAAATCCTGCCGGTTACGAGTCAGTTTAACGTCGGATTCAATAGTGAAAAAG CCTGGAATGGGCCGACGTGGCGGGAAGCGCCGGTGCCGGTTCCGACGGAAACGGCGTTGGCCCAGAGGCTCGAGAGGGAATTGCGGGCGGCCAAGGGAGCTAGCGAGCTAGCCACCGCCGAGGTGCTGGTGCCTGCCGAGTTGCTCGCGAGAGCCTCTAGGCAGACCCTGGCGCTGGCGGAGGGCGAGCCCTGCGGCTCGCGGGGTGCCGCCGTCATCGTCGACGTGGCGGGGAGGCGGTTAGCGGCTTTCAAAATCGACCCCAACACATTGACGACGCACGAGATCCACTTACACCTGGAGCACGATGCGACGAACTGGACCAGCCTGTTGCCGCAGTTTTTAAA AAATTTAACGCGAGGCGGcaccatcatcatcagcccccAGTTCACGatagaaaagaaaaaactTTTCCGAAGCCAGGCAGAGTGA